TGGGTGAATGAGTTCGGCCCGCACTTGCGCATGGCGGTGAACCTCTCAGCCCGCCAGTTCGCCGGCAGCGACCTGGTGGAAACCGTCACCAGCGCGCTGCGCGACAGCGGCCTCGATCCGGGCAATCTGGAAGTCGAAATCACCGAATCGCTGCTCATGCAGGATGCCGGCAAGTCGGTGCGCGTGCTGCGCCAGATCAAGGATATGGGCGTGTCGATCGCAGTCGACGACTTCGGTACCGGCTATTCCAGCCTCGCCTACCTGAAGCGCTTTCCGCTCGACGTGATCAAGATCGACCGCTCCTTCGTGCGCGATATTTCGGTCGATCAGGACGACGCTGCCATCTGCGCCTCCATCCTCGCCATGGCGCACGCGTTGCGCATGGAAGTCGTCGCCGAAGGCGTCGAAACGATGCCCCAGCTGGCCTTCCTGCAGGAGCACGGCTGTCAGGTCATGCAGGGTTTCCTGTTCAGCCGCCCGCTGCCCGCCGCCGATGCGACGGCGCTGCTCGCCAGCGGTCGGCGCCAGCGGCTCGGCGGCGGCGAGTAGCGCTCGCCTGATCGGGCGCGGCCGCGTTACGACCGACCGGATGCAGATGAAGTCGGGGGAAGGCAGCTTGCGTGGCACGGGCTTCCAGCGGACGCGCTTGATGGATCTTGTTGATGTGGGTGTGCCGCTCGAATGACATCACGATGCGTGTTTACACTGCATCGGGCGACGCACCGGCAGGATGCTGCATCACCGGGCCGCGCGGGTCTCCGATCAGTTTGGACAGCGCGTTGGTGTCCAGTAACCAGATCGGTTGCGCCATCACGAGCCCCACGCTACTGGGTTGGCAGGTCTTCCACCTCGGGTAACCCTTTGGCCAGCGGCTCCCACGAGGCCTGTAGGTCCAGCAGACGGTTCGTGCGGATGCGCGTCAGGATGAGGTTGTCGCCCGCCTTGCGGTTCAGCACCCCGGCACCTTCGAGTTCGAACTCATGCAGGATGCGCTCCGCCTGATGGCAGCCATCGCGAAACAGCAAGTCATGGGGCTCGGTCGTGGTGCTCTCTAGCTCGGTTGGGATACTGCATCTCACATGCGCTGGTTTGGCAATGGTCACGTCGGAGGGTTTGTAGAACAAGTCCTACACAAAAGACCGGACAAATCGTGGTTTGTAAATTTACCGCTTATCCAATCTACATGCCATTTCCCGTCGAAGAGCTCGCTCCGGCAAACCCGGTTGTCCATCTGACACCGGATGTCTGCTTCTGAGTTCACGTTTGACCAGAACGTTACACAACGTGAAACGGATACGCATGATGCAAGCTGTAATGCTTATTCAATAGAGTGAAGTGATTGCTTGATAGGTTCTACGAACTAGGGGAAAAGTCATGTCCGGACGCGCTCCGCACGCAGTACGAAACAAGCGGCTTTCTGATTCATCTCCATCGGCGCTGCTTTCGCTGATTTTCTTGGCTTTGATTCCTTATGCGCAGGCTGAATCGGTGTTTTCCGCGGGAACCGGCGGTCTGACAGCGGAAGCTCCTGGCGAAGCAGGTACATCCGGTGGAGCCGCCGTTGCGAATGCCAGCGCACCGGCCGACGCAAACAATGAGGCCTTTGCAGTGGGCGGCGCGGGCGGCAACGGCGCAGTCGGTACGACTGGTTCCGGACAGGTGGCTGGCGGTAAAGGTGGCAATGGAGGGGACGGGGGCAATGCAAGCGCCTCGGCGACGAGCGTCCAGAGCGGTGGGCCAGCCGTTGCATCGGCGAACGCGACGAGCGGTCGCGGTGGCGACGGCGGTGCCGGTAATGGCGACAGTCATGGAGGGAATGCGGGAACCGCGCATGCGACAGCGCTGGCCTCCGCGTCGGGACCATTCGACGCTCGTGCCGCAGCGGACGCGCAGGCAACGGGTCGGGACGGCGGCAGGTCTCACGGCGATAGCGCGCGCGGGGCCCAAGGCGGCACGGGCTCGGCACATGCACAGTCAAGCACACGTGAAACGCAGGCGGGATCTCTTGCTCAAGCCAGCGTCCGGGGCGGTGCGGGTGGCGAGGGTTGGAGCGGTTCAGTTGGAGGTGATGGCGCAAACGTCAGCGACGTCAAAGCGTACGCGGAGGCGGATTCAGGTAACACCGGGGCCATCGCTACAGCCATCGCCGGTCGTGGCGGCGCCGCACTCGGCAATGCATCCGGCGGGCGCGGTGGTCATGCTGCGCTGACCAATGCGGTTGGTGGTTCAAGCGCGGGTAACCTCTCCCTGACGCAGACGGCGGTCGCCGGTCGTGGTGGTCATTCCCAGCAGGGCATAGCCGGCGCAGGCGGAACGGCCGAATCCAAGTTGGATTCGGGCATGCACTCGGGTACTCAGCTCTTTCTCGAGTCGGCTAGCACCGGCGGCTCCGGGGGGAGCACGGATTCTGGTATCGCAGGCAGAGGCGGCAATTCCCGATCTCACGCGTCGGCAACATCAAACGGATTGCTTTCAATTACGTCGCAAGCTGTTGCCGGCGATGGCGGGCGCGTTTTTGGAAGTGCGTCCGACGTAGTGCCCGGCGTGTCGGGCGGGCATGCACACGCGACCGCTCAAGGGGCGGCTGTCGGCGGCGTCTCGGCAGGCATCACTGGCCGGGGTGGTCTCGGCGGAACGGCGCTCGGCACGGGCCAGCGCGGAGGCGACGGCGGAACGGTGGCCCTGTTTGCCTCAGCGGAATCTGACACTGGTAACGTCAGTCTGTCGGCAACCGCTTACGGCGGAAAGGGCGGCTACGGCGGTGCAGGTGCCATCGGCGGCGCAGGCGCATCCGTTTCGCTGACCGACGTAGTCAATGGCCAGACATCCGGCATGCTTGCATTGAACCAGGGCGCGGTCGGCGGGGACGGCGGCGACAGCAGCAGCTTTGCCGGCGTCGCCGGCAGCGCATCTAGCCGACTGACAGCCGCCGCTGCTACGCCTTCCGGGGCTTCTTCCATACGCGCGAACGCATACGCAATGGGTGGAAACGGTGGGAACGTGTCCATCTATCGAGGTGGCCCTGCGAGCAATGGCGCGGATGCGTTATCCGAACTCAATGTCTTCGGTAGCGGGACCGTCTGGGCCAGTTCCACTGCTGCGGGCGGTGACGGTGGCGACGCATCATTCGGCGAACGCGGCTCCGTCGGTGGCCAAGCTACGGCAAGGGTGTACGGCCAGACCGTCGGCACGCATTCGGTGGACGTCAGCGCACGTGTCTCTGCTGGTAGGGGGGGGCATAACCGCAGTACGGGCACTCGCGGCGGCGATGGCATGTTTGCTGGAGATGCCCGGGCTGAAGGTCACTCGGTCGCGGGAAGTGTTGCCGTGACCGCCTCCGCACAAGGCGGTAATGGCGGCAATGGCGGCGCGGGCGCA
The sequence above is a segment of the Methyloversatilis sp. RAC08 genome. Coding sequences within it:
- a CDS encoding AbrB/MazE/SpoVT family DNA-binding domain-containing protein, with product MLFRDGCHQAERILHEFELEGAGVLNRKAGDNLILTRIRTNRLLDLQASWEPLAKGLPEVEDLPTQ